From Syntrophorhabdaceae bacterium, one genomic window encodes:
- a CDS encoding S26 family signal peptidase yields MQKLLNRKVVYSLIAVMVAAAAGMMIPGRISVTLTPSLDKRVFFLSEASRETRIAQGDYVMFMLSTPYIGNGKPLRTIKRVGCAAGDVLSVKWEKHYYCNGMYMGQAKDRSKKGEPVEAFRFSGKVPDGALFVVGDSPDSYDSRYFGFLRKEDVIKIAHPVF; encoded by the coding sequence ATGCAGAAACTGTTGAACCGTAAGGTCGTATATTCCCTGATCGCTGTGATGGTCGCCGCAGCAGCCGGCATGATGATTCCGGGAAGGATCTCCGTCACCCTGACCCCGTCCCTCGACAAGAGGGTGTTCTTCCTTTCGGAAGCGTCACGGGAAACAAGGATCGCACAGGGCGACTACGTGATGTTCATGCTGTCTACACCGTATATCGGGAACGGCAAGCCCCTGCGGACCATCAAAAGGGTCGGCTGCGCCGCTGGAGATGTTCTTTCGGTGAAGTGGGAAAAACATTACTACTGCAACGGCATGTATATGGGACAGGCGAAGGACAGAAGCAAAAAGGGGGAACCGGTGGAGGCCTTCCGCTTCAGCGGGAAGGTCCCGGATGGTGCGCTTTTCGTGGTAGGGGATTCGCCTGACAGCTATGATTCAAGATACTTTGGATTCCTGAGGAAGGAAGATGTCATCAAGATCGCTCATCCCGTTTTCTGA
- a CDS encoding conjugal transfer protein TraF yields MLGAGETVSAQPEQKKYYDDLKRGWYWYEKAPEKPKETKEEKVGKEEKALARKLPSLKDYTTGELWNMHPDDFRKLLDDFHKKAVMKPTEENMYEYLVVYDIARRKALAVTNVQMAMMQKHPELNVGSDYPVAAPGRSAYIRETGREITDRIAGGRHDYGLVYFYADACGYCTEQGNILKYFIDRYGWETKKINVNESPRVASRFNVENVPSLMLIYKESDDYFPVSAGVVSLNDMEERIYRGMRLLAGETTMEDYSIYDFQKGGAFDTGRYR; encoded by the coding sequence GTGCTGGGCGCCGGGGAGACTGTATCCGCACAGCCTGAACAGAAGAAATACTACGACGACCTGAAGCGCGGGTGGTACTGGTATGAGAAGGCCCCTGAGAAACCGAAGGAAACAAAAGAGGAGAAAGTGGGAAAGGAAGAAAAGGCCCTGGCCCGGAAGCTCCCCAGCCTGAAGGACTACACGACCGGGGAGCTCTGGAACATGCACCCCGACGACTTCCGGAAGCTCCTTGATGACTTCCACAAGAAGGCCGTCATGAAGCCGACCGAAGAGAACATGTATGAGTACCTGGTGGTGTATGACATCGCGCGGAGGAAGGCCCTCGCCGTGACGAACGTCCAGATGGCCATGATGCAGAAGCACCCCGAGCTCAACGTGGGGAGCGATTACCCTGTTGCGGCGCCGGGCAGGAGCGCGTACATCCGTGAGACCGGCAGGGAGATTACGGACAGGATCGCAGGCGGGAGGCATGACTACGGGCTCGTCTATTTCTATGCGGATGCCTGCGGGTACTGCACGGAACAGGGCAACATACTGAAGTACTTCATCGACAGGTATGGGTGGGAGACGAAGAAGATCAACGTGAACGAAAGCCCCCGTGTGGCCTCGCGGTTCAACGTGGAGAACGTCCCCTCCCTCATGCTCATCTACAAGGAAAGTGACGATTATTTCCCCGTGTCGGCTGGCGTCGTATCCCTCAACGACATGGAGGAGAGGATATACCGCGGCATGAGGCTGCTTGCGGGGGAGACCACCATGGAGGATTACAGCATATATGACTTCCAGAAAGGCGGGGCGTTTGATACGGGGAGGTATAGATAA
- a CDS encoding DMT family transporter, with protein sequence MIKDHLDTKGFFILVVLTMLWGLNYPAIKIANLGFSPVFNSFLRSAIASAFGIVYCISIKEPLFHKDIRLFHGFIVGLLFGLEFVCIYWGMRYTDAARAIILVNCSPFVVVLGAYLFLKEKLTFTKIAGLLLAFAGLYLVFRGKPSSWTPSMFFGDILQLGAAVFWGATTVYIKKYLADRVHPIHTFLYQLVFSVPVTFVCALFLEPKWVLNVSGAVTTAVIYSSVIVAFASYLVWFKLIHVYPVSELAIFTFLSPVFGVAAGAILLREQLTTGLILGLILVSVGIYVTNRRPKPA encoded by the coding sequence ATGATTAAGGACCATCTCGATACTAAAGGTTTTTTTATACTGGTTGTTCTGACCATGCTGTGGGGGTTGAACTACCCTGCAATCAAAATTGCTAACCTGGGATTTTCACCCGTCTTCAACTCCTTTCTCCGGTCGGCAATCGCCTCGGCCTTTGGCATCGTCTATTGCATCTCCATCAAAGAGCCCTTGTTTCATAAGGACATACGCCTTTTTCACGGATTCATAGTAGGTCTCCTCTTCGGTCTGGAATTCGTCTGCATTTATTGGGGTATGCGGTATACAGATGCTGCCCGGGCTATAATCCTCGTCAACTGTTCCCCTTTCGTAGTGGTCCTCGGTGCTTACCTCTTCCTGAAGGAGAAACTAACCTTCACGAAAATTGCAGGTCTTCTCCTTGCCTTTGCCGGACTGTACCTCGTGTTTCGGGGCAAGCCGAGCTCGTGGACCCCGTCGATGTTCTTCGGAGACATTCTGCAGCTCGGGGCTGCCGTGTTCTGGGGTGCTACTACCGTGTACATAAAAAAATATCTGGCGGATCGGGTCCACCCCATCCATACATTTCTGTATCAGCTTGTCTTCTCCGTTCCGGTGACTTTTGTCTGCGCACTTTTTCTTGAGCCGAAATGGGTCTTGAACGTAAGCGGCGCCGTGACAACGGCGGTGATCTATTCTTCCGTGATTGTCGCTTTCGCATCGTATCTTGTGTGGTTCAAGCTCATCCATGTATACCCCGTATCTGAGCTTGCCATCTTCACATTCCTTTCTCCCGTATTCGGTGTGGCTGCGGGTGCTATCTTGCTACGAGAGCAGTTGACCACGGGGTTGATCCTTGGACTCATTCTCGTGAGTGTCGGCATCTATGTGACGAATCGCAGGCCAAAGCCGGCTTAG